One part of the Vanessa cardui chromosome 2, ilVanCard2.1, whole genome shotgun sequence genome encodes these proteins:
- the LOC124538666 gene encoding uncharacterized protein LOC124538666, producing the protein MGCFWSKDDTEEVPRNNRLVSRYNEEIRPISIRPTMVYNLTTQRYVTPITPNYPTSSFNQPNQLQTRQVKQHIAVLSKVKPTNSTSTDSVGRRKCGPVIVNSIERGYKPLASNNSKVDSKLSVVNETNIEQPKFGEYKCKKCGRAWNSRLCWPDKYQICKKCKNSVYAHSHRKLQPSDISEDPEKIREHPKELCEKCKRLGSYCNSKVFKSKVYSQASTSMYKRD; encoded by the exons atggGGTGTTTTTGGTCTAAAGAT gataCAGAGGAAGTTCCACGCAACAATAGATTGGTGTCAAGATACAATGAAGAAATACGTCCCATATCCATTAGACCAACTAtggtatataatttaacaacGCAACGATATGTAACACCCATAACACCAAACTAC cCAACCAGCAGTTTTAATCAGCCAAACCAACTACAAACTCGCCAAGTAAAGCAACATATTGCAGTATTATCAAAAGTCAAACCTACAAATAGTACAAGTACAGATAGTGTTGGAAGACGAAAATGCGGGCCAGTTATTGTAAATAGCATTGAAAGGGGATATAAACCTCTAGCTTCCAACAATAGCAAAGTAGACTCGAAATTAAGTGttgtaaatgaaacaaatatcgAACAACCTAAATTTGGtgaatataaatgcaaaaaatgTGGTCGAGCTTGGAACAGTCGACTTTGCTGGCCTGACAAATACCAGATCTGTAAAAAGTGCAAAAACTCAGTTTATGCACACAGCCAC AGAAAATTACAGCCTTCTGATATTTCTGAAGATCCAGAAAAAATAAGAGAGCATCCAAAAGAACTTTGTGAAAAGTGCAAGAGGCTAGGAAGCTATTGTAACTCCAAGGTTTTTAAAAGTAAGGTGTATTCTCAAGCAAGTACTAGTATGTATAAGAGAGACTaa